A region of Candidatus Bathyarchaeia archaeon DNA encodes the following proteins:
- a CDS encoding uroporphyrinogen decarboxylase family protein produces the protein MNSRERVLAAINHEIPDRIPTDIWATPEVWSNLKAYFGENVDIMEALHIDGIMWMSPKYIGPKLSVDEGWKIDYWGIRYKLVNYGLGAYEEPVGPPLAYAKTIRDLEAYRWPKVDWFDFSEMREEAKRVRRERVVGAGYVAVFFQHCLLRGFKNALLDPILRPEFTRRLLDLISDFLYELHLRMFEACDGLIDVTQVTDDFGTQNGPMISLKVFRDFYRPHMKKFIDLAHSFGIKVFHHDDGAIRIFVPDLVEMGIDILNPVQWTCPGMNLEELKTEFGKHLCFHGGMDNQRILSFATPEQVRAEVRRCIDTLASDGTGYILAPCHNIQPVSPIENIIAMYDEAYRYGSKYSEKRLI, from the coding sequence ATGAATTCAAGAGAGCGCGTGCTGGCCGCTATAAACCATGAGATTCCCGATAGAATCCCAACGGATATATGGGCCACCCCTGAAGTTTGGAGTAATCTCAAAGCGTATTTTGGTGAAAACGTCGATATTATGGAAGCCTTACATATAGATGGCATAATGTGGATGTCGCCTAAATATATAGGTCCAAAATTATCTGTGGATGAAGGGTGGAAGATTGATTATTGGGGTATACGATATAAATTGGTTAACTATGGGCTGGGAGCATACGAGGAGCCTGTTGGCCCACCCCTAGCATACGCAAAGACTATAAGGGATTTAGAAGCATATCGGTGGCCTAAGGTTGACTGGTTCGACTTCTCAGAGATGCGGGAAGAAGCTAAAAGGGTTCGCCGGGAAAGAGTTGTTGGGGCAGGCTACGTGGCAGTATTCTTTCAGCATTGCCTTCTGAGGGGTTTCAAAAACGCTCTACTTGACCCAATTTTGAGACCTGAATTCACTAGGCGTCTATTAGATCTAATATCTGATTTCCTTTATGAACTGCATCTCCGCATGTTTGAAGCATGTGATGGACTTATAGATGTAACCCAGGTAACAGATGACTTCGGCACCCAGAATGGCCCCATGATAAGCCTGAAGGTTTTCCGCGACTTCTATCGGCCACACATGAAAAAATTTATAGATTTAGCCCACAGCTTCGGGATAAAAGTTTTTCATCATGATGATGGAGCAATACGAATATTTGTACCGGACTTGGTGGAGATGGGCATAGACATATTAAACCCGGTGCAATGGACATGTCCAGGAATGAATCTTGAAGAATTGAAGACGGAGTTCGGCAAACACCTATGTTTCCACGGCGGAATGGATAATCAACGCATACTATCCTTCGCAACGCCAGAGCAGGTTAGAGCCGAGGTTAGAAGGTGCATAGATACATTGGCGTCGGATGGAACAGGATATATTTTGGCACCATGCCACAATATACAGCCAGTATCGCCGATAGAAAATATAATAGCAATGTACGATGAAGCATACAGATACGGTTCGAAATATTCTGAGAAAAGATTGATTTGA
- a CDS encoding cyclase family protein, whose amino-acid sequence MVKDIVEALKKYRIIDLSIEIQPNVLKVNGEYIRGNQIRRFNLQQFINAEDGTYMNFIEAESHLGTHVEGPLHLKDGLKSLTDLPLDKFMGEALVLKFEANKPIKPEHLDRVRDEDIVLMWSPGGAYITPEAAEYLVKKRIKMLGVQGVHPDDPRAYQPGSGVKPATHMLLLENDIPIIEGLINLDKIECERIFFIGLPLKIAHLDSSWIRAVAFEPKS is encoded by the coding sequence ATGGTTAAAGATATTGTTGAAGCCCTTAAAAAATATAGGATTATTGACTTGTCTATTGAGATCCAGCCAAATGTCTTGAAGGTTAACGGTGAATATATTCGCGGTAATCAGATCAGAAGATTTAACCTACAACAGTTCATAAACGCTGAGGATGGAACCTACATGAATTTCATCGAGGCTGAATCTCACTTAGGTACCCACGTTGAAGGCCCGCTGCACTTAAAGGATGGGCTTAAGTCGCTTACGGATCTGCCGTTGGATAAGTTTATGGGTGAAGCGCTTGTCCTCAAGTTTGAGGCCAATAAGCCGATAAAACCAGAGCATCTCGACAGGGTTAGGGATGAGGATATAGTGCTCATGTGGAGCCCTGGAGGAGCCTATATAACGCCTGAAGCCGCCGAATACCTTGTTAAAAAGCGTATAAAAATGCTTGGTGTTCAGGGTGTTCATCCAGATGATCCGAGGGCCTATCAACCCGGCTCAGGAGTTAAACCAGCGACGCATATGCTTCTGTTAGAAAATGATATACCGATAATTGAGGGGTTAATAAACCTAGATAAAATTGAATGTGAGCGGATCTTCTTCATAGGGCTACCATTAAAGATCGCCCACCTAGATTCGTCTTGGATAAGGGCTGTAGCGTTTGAGCCAAAGAGTTAA
- a CDS encoding carbon-nitrogen hydrolase family protein has protein sequence MGKRARIATICQANNFYSTIKGNLKHVMNLLEIALKNQADLVCLPEAFASASVNKPIKEIAEHPPGLITESVSKKAREYGSYVICPLYTKRDGKIWNSAVIIDRSGEICGIYDKAHPVTSSSDYTVFEDGVMPGREVPVFDLDFGRIGIQICFDIGFPEIWEELARKNAKMVVWCSAYNGGFALQVYAYLHHYYVISSVRTDKSKIIDPLGNILDETDALKNIVMRDINLDYVVSHYDFNYSIPDKLMTLYPNRVEVRSKRDDALFLVEPIDPNISTEQLKKEFGFESAWEYYQRHRAAYAYIHQGKSPPPQSAAHGDRPQYSKVANDFSPAP, from the coding sequence ATGGGTAAAAGAGCGCGTATAGCCACAATCTGCCAAGCAAATAATTTCTACAGCACCATTAAAGGGAATCTTAAGCATGTTATGAATCTGCTGGAGATAGCGCTTAAAAATCAAGCGGATTTAGTATGTTTACCGGAGGCTTTCGCATCAGCATCCGTTAACAAACCCATTAAGGAGATCGCTGAGCATCCGCCTGGACTGATCACTGAAAGTGTCAGTAAAAAAGCGAGGGAATACGGCTCCTATGTGATCTGCCCCCTATACACGAAGAGGGATGGAAAAATATGGAACTCTGCGGTTATCATAGATAGGTCGGGAGAAATCTGCGGGATCTACGATAAGGCGCATCCAGTCACATCGTCAAGCGATTACACAGTGTTTGAGGATGGCGTGATGCCCGGCAGAGAGGTTCCAGTATTTGACTTAGATTTTGGGCGGATTGGCATACAGATATGTTTTGACATAGGTTTCCCTGAAATCTGGGAGGAATTGGCGAGAAAGAACGCTAAAATGGTTGTTTGGTGCTCCGCTTATAACGGAGGTTTTGCTCTGCAGGTTTACGCTTACCTCCACCATTATTATGTTATATCTTCCGTTAGAACCGATAAATCCAAGATAATAGATCCTTTGGGAAACATCCTCGATGAAACAGACGCATTGAAAAACATTGTAATGCGTGACATAAACCTAGACTACGTGGTTTCACATTATGACTTCAATTACAGCATACCGGACAAACTGATGACACTGTATCCAAACCGCGTGGAGGTACGCTCAAAAAGAGACGACGCATTATTCCTCGTAGAGCCGATAGATCCAAACATATCGACCGAGCAGCTTAAGAAAGAGTTTGGCTTCGAATCAGCTTGGGAGTACTATCAGAGGCACAGAGCGGCTTACGCATATATTCATCAGGGTAAAAGCCCTCCACCACAGAGCGCAGCTCATGGAGATCGCCCCCAATACTCAAAGGTGGCAAATGATTTTTCTCCCGCACCATAG
- a CDS encoding class I SAM-dependent methyltransferase family protein produces the protein MGEEKPLVESYCIRVPKSLGEKAISAVARLGLLNKDLKVLKVEAYLLVPLREKPSEGQAANIRGEIGEFEVLISSFPKREKQIKSLIDFLENRLPPHLLASLPRSIDFVGDVAILEIPDELEGYKNLVGEAVLKMFKRVRSVLAKSSAVKGDYRVREYELMAGSANTETVHKEHGCRYFLDPRKVYFSPRLSYEHYRVASQVAEGETVVDMFAGVGPFSILIAKIRENVTVYSIDINPDAVEYLKRNIYANNVHGKVIPFLGDAREIIKSRLRGVADRVIMNLPEKAIEYVDAACTALKSSGGFIHYYEIAGGSDAMERVKRRLIEAIERSGRSVEALLSERIVKEVAPYRWHIAVDVKVK, from the coding sequence ATGGGTGAAGAGAAGCCCCTAGTAGAATCCTATTGCATTAGAGTCCCTAAAAGTTTGGGGGAGAAAGCTATAAGCGCAGTGGCTAGGCTCGGCCTCCTAAATAAGGATTTGAAGGTGCTTAAGGTTGAAGCGTATTTGCTTGTGCCGCTTAGAGAGAAGCCTTCAGAGGGGCAGGCCGCTAATATACGCGGGGAAATCGGGGAATTCGAGGTTTTAATCTCAAGCTTTCCGAAACGCGAGAAGCAGATTAAAAGTTTAATTGATTTCTTAGAGAATAGGCTGCCGCCGCATCTTTTAGCGAGCCTTCCAAGATCAATAGATTTCGTAGGCGACGTGGCTATCTTAGAGATTCCTGATGAGCTTGAAGGCTATAAGAATCTGGTTGGGGAAGCTGTTTTAAAGATGTTTAAGCGCGTGAGATCCGTTCTCGCCAAGTCCAGCGCGGTTAAGGGGGATTACCGTGTCAGGGAATATGAGCTTATGGCTGGTTCAGCGAACACCGAGACAGTGCATAAGGAGCATGGATGCAGATATTTTCTCGATCCAAGAAAAGTTTACTTTTCGCCTAGACTATCCTACGAGCATTATAGGGTTGCATCCCAAGTTGCTGAGGGCGAAACCGTCGTGGATATGTTTGCTGGAGTCGGCCCATTCTCTATACTGATAGCGAAAATTCGAGAAAATGTGACGGTTTATTCAATCGACATAAACCCGGACGCTGTGGAATACTTGAAAAGAAACATTTACGCGAACAATGTTCATGGAAAAGTTATTCCGTTTCTCGGCGATGCGAGAGAGATCATTAAGAGCAGGCTGCGCGGGGTAGCGGACCGAGTTATAATGAACCTTCCAGAGAAAGCGATAGAGTATGTTGACGCAGCGTGCACGGCGCTTAAATCTTCGGGCGGCTTCATCCATTATTATGAGATTGCCGGCGGATCAGACGCCATGGAGCGCGTGAAGAGAAGGCTTATTGAGGCGATAGAAAGATCCGGAAGAAGCGTGGAGGCGCTGCTCTCGGAGAGAATCGTGAAAGAAGTTGCGCCATACAGGTGGCACATAGCTGTAGATGTAAAAGTAAAATAG
- a CDS encoding carbohydrate kinase family protein has translation MIVTCAGILVADIIAADLPKISAPGELTFTPKGIEVHLGGHCGNVSIDLRKLGLKAGDVSSIGAVGHDIFGDFIEGELKRHGVITHLQRVPNVGTSKDLILVVKGEDRRYHADSGANLFLDPEFVLSILSEERPLIFYAGGVGLTGSFDDQLPEVLRKAKDLGALTFVDPVTPYMREWSFLIPAIKWTDIFHCNAHEAEQITGRKNLYEACESLINMGTNMAIISMGDRGLIARTRENIFELPAFKVPAVDPTGAGDALCAGVISGLVEKCGHGRCDVANLSVNDIIDILMVGEAAGAACVTMVGTTTAVTKENVKRILDEQGAYLRRNVKVSSAKK, from the coding sequence TTGATAGTAACCTGCGCAGGAATATTGGTTGCCGATATAATAGCTGCGGATTTGCCCAAAATCTCAGCTCCCGGCGAGTTAACTTTTACGCCTAAAGGTATTGAGGTTCATTTAGGCGGCCACTGCGGAAACGTTTCTATAGATTTGAGAAAGCTTGGTTTGAAGGCTGGCGACGTAAGTTCGATAGGCGCCGTTGGCCACGACATTTTTGGCGATTTCATTGAGGGTGAGCTTAAAAGGCATGGTGTGATAACCCATCTTCAAAGGGTTCCAAACGTCGGTACGTCAAAGGATTTAATCCTTGTAGTTAAAGGCGAGGACAGGAGATATCACGCTGATAGTGGAGCCAACTTATTCTTAGACCCTGAATTCGTCCTCTCAATATTGAGTGAGGAGCGGCCGCTAATATTTTATGCTGGTGGAGTCGGCCTCACGGGTAGCTTTGATGATCAGCTACCGGAGGTACTGAGGAAAGCTAAAGATTTGGGCGCCTTAACTTTCGTTGATCCAGTTACACCATACATGCGTGAGTGGAGCTTTCTGATCCCGGCGATTAAGTGGACCGATATATTTCACTGCAATGCCCACGAGGCTGAGCAGATAACTGGAAGAAAGAACCTCTATGAGGCTTGCGAATCCCTAATCAATATGGGAACCAACATGGCTATTATAAGCATGGGAGATAGAGGGCTTATCGCGAGAACTAGAGAGAATATCTTCGAGCTACCAGCCTTTAAGGTTCCAGCAGTTGATCCTACAGGGGCGGGCGACGCCCTCTGCGCCGGCGTGATAAGCGGGCTTGTGGAAAAGTGCGGCCACGGGAGATGCGATGTGGCGAACTTATCGGTTAACGATATTATAGATATTCTTATGGTTGGTGAAGCCGCTGGAGCCGCATGCGTAACGATGGTTGGGACAACGACCGCTGTAACAAAAGAGAATGTTAAAAGAATTCTTGATGAGCAGGGCGCATATTTGAGGCGTAACGTTAAAGTTTCTTCGGCCAAAAAGTAA
- a CDS encoding AbrB/MazE/SpoVT family DNA-binding domain-containing protein produces the protein MEIRRRMGRKGQLVIPKIIREFLGVGPGDEVIMEVRGKEVLIKPKIDPVKFVEDFCSSEGKKLTEKIDLERILEGEVEERLVLR, from the coding sequence TTGGAAATTAGGAGGAGAATGGGTCGGAAGGGGCAGCTTGTCATCCCAAAGATTATTAGGGAGTTTCTGGGGGTGGGTCCTGGAGACGAAGTAATTATGGAGGTTAGGGGCAAGGAGGTTCTGATTAAGCCGAAGATAGATCCCGTAAAATTTGTTGAGGATTTCTGCTCGAGTGAAGGAAAGAAGTTGACTGAGAAAATAGATTTGGAAAGGATTCTTGAGGGGGAGGTTGAAGAGAGACTTGTATTACGTTGA
- a CDS encoding sugar phosphate isomerase/epimerase produces MYKYSVPLGAFGLHRDRFCEYGERLSLEEMVKVASEIEGLDGVSVTYYLSMDVAPLKNLLEKYGVGFSHFTVDLSRDRQWLTGSIASPNHKVRELAVEHIKDCMDASKKMGVSLVNLCPMGDGYDYLFQEDYSKAWRWLINCLKEVCSYRSDVRISLEYKRREPRANIYISDIGRALWVCEKVGAENLGVTVDIGHSLLAGENPAEAICLAAQEERLFSVHLNDNFRDWDWDLIPASINFWHFIESLAWMIKVGYSEWIFMDVYPSRVDPAKAISRSIRNVRGIVEGLQKAGVDRVLEELREHNYIRALKIVLENCKTCLKKNNL; encoded by the coding sequence ATGTATAAGTATTCTGTTCCCTTAGGGGCCTTTGGCTTACATAGAGACCGCTTCTGCGAGTATGGGGAAAGGCTTAGCCTAGAGGAAATGGTTAAAGTAGCGTCAGAAATAGAGGGTTTGGATGGGGTTAGCGTAACTTACTACCTCTCAATGGATGTAGCCCCGCTGAAAAATCTGCTGGAAAAATATGGGGTTGGCTTCTCGCATTTCACGGTTGATTTAAGTAGAGACCGGCAATGGTTAACTGGCTCGATAGCTTCTCCTAATCATAAAGTAAGGGAGCTCGCCGTAGAGCACATTAAGGATTGCATGGATGCTTCTAAGAAAATGGGGGTTTCACTCGTAAATTTGTGTCCAATGGGAGACGGATATGACTATCTTTTTCAGGAGGATTACTCTAAAGCTTGGCGCTGGCTGATAAACTGCCTGAAAGAGGTTTGCTCATATCGATCCGACGTAAGGATATCTCTAGAGTATAAGAGGAGGGAGCCTAGGGCGAACATCTATATATCTGATATCGGCAGAGCCCTCTGGGTTTGCGAGAAAGTGGGGGCTGAAAACCTAGGCGTTACTGTAGATATTGGGCACTCGCTTTTAGCCGGAGAAAATCCGGCTGAAGCAATATGTTTAGCGGCTCAAGAAGAACGACTATTCAGCGTGCATTTAAACGATAATTTTAGAGACTGGGACTGGGATTTAATCCCGGCGTCCATTAACTTTTGGCATTTTATTGAATCATTGGCTTGGATGATTAAAGTGGGATACAGCGAATGGATTTTCATGGACGTTTATCCTTCTAGAGTTGACCCCGCTAAGGCTATAAGCCGGAGCATTAGAAATGTAAGAGGAATTGTTGAGGGGCTTCAAAAAGCTGGTGTGGATAGGGTACTGGAAGAGCTGAGAGAACACAACTATATTAGAGCGCTTAAAATAGTTCTGGAAAACTGTAAAACATGTCTTAAGAAAAATAATCTTTAA
- a CDS encoding DegT/DnrJ/EryC1/StrS family aminotransferase, with translation MAKLAIAGGKPIRDKPFPKWPVFDDREAKALLDVLNSGLWGIGGSKKKEFEEKFARYQHAKYGVAVTSGTTALEISLRSLGIGCGDEVIVPSYTFMATAIAVFYVNAIPIFADIDPETYTIDPKSIESLISDKTKAILPVHIGGRPADMDALLSIAEKNGLHIIEDACQAWGAEWKGRRVGAIGDIGAFSFQSSKNITSGEGGIIVTNNEELYVKAWSLHNCGRMPEKAWYEHYLPGANYRMTEFQAAVLLVQMERLDEQTERRMENAQYLDSKLSKIDGVKPLKNDERVTRHAYHLYIFRVDPEAFGGLSKAAIARALQAEGIPASVGYSKPLYKEPYIEYFRRCPFSCPHYGKQIDYSSVKAPAAEKACYYEGLWFPQYVLLGSREDMDDIVTAFEKLKDNLEELVNMSGSK, from the coding sequence TTGGCTAAGCTCGCTATAGCCGGTGGAAAACCGATTAGAGACAAGCCTTTCCCAAAATGGCCCGTTTTCGATGATAGGGAGGCTAAAGCCCTACTAGACGTCTTAAACAGCGGTTTATGGGGAATAGGCGGCTCAAAAAAGAAGGAGTTTGAAGAGAAATTTGCGAGATATCAGCACGCTAAATACGGCGTTGCCGTAACCAGCGGTACAACAGCCTTAGAAATCTCGCTCAGATCTCTTGGGATAGGTTGCGGCGACGAGGTTATAGTTCCCTCATACACGTTTATGGCTACGGCCATAGCGGTTTTCTACGTGAACGCCATCCCAATCTTCGCAGACATAGATCCTGAAACATACACTATTGATCCGAAAAGCATTGAATCGCTGATATCTGATAAAACTAAAGCCATACTGCCAGTACATATTGGCGGTAGACCAGCAGACATGGACGCGCTTCTCTCCATAGCTGAAAAGAACGGGCTGCATATAATTGAGGACGCGTGCCAAGCTTGGGGCGCTGAATGGAAGGGTAGAAGGGTTGGAGCGATAGGCGATATTGGAGCCTTCAGCTTCCAGTCCAGTAAGAACATCACTAGCGGTGAAGGCGGCATAATAGTCACCAACAATGAAGAACTGTATGTTAAAGCTTGGTCTCTGCATAACTGCGGTAGAATGCCGGAAAAAGCGTGGTATGAGCATTATCTTCCGGGGGCAAACTACCGGATGACCGAGTTCCAGGCAGCTGTACTTTTAGTTCAGATGGAGAGGCTTGATGAGCAAACTGAGAGGAGAATGGAGAACGCCCAATATCTGGATAGCAAGCTCTCTAAGATAGACGGCGTAAAACCGCTTAAAAATGATGAACGCGTAACTAGGCACGCCTACCACCTCTACATATTCAGGGTTGATCCAGAGGCGTTTGGTGGATTATCCAAGGCTGCGATTGCTAGAGCTCTACAGGCTGAAGGCATACCTGCAAGCGTCGGCTACTCAAAGCCGCTATATAAAGAGCCTTACATAGAGTACTTTAGGAGATGCCCGTTCTCCTGCCCACACTACGGCAAACAAATAGATTATTCCAGCGTTAAAGCACCCGCAGCTGAAAAAGCCTGCTATTATGAGGGGCTGTGGTTTCCACAATACGTCCTTTTAGGATCGAGAGAAGACATGGATGACATAGTGACAGCCTTCGAGAAACTTAAAGATAATTTGGAAGAGCTTGTAAATATGTCTGGTAGTAAATAA
- a CDS encoding type II toxin-antitoxin system VapC family toxin, whose translation MKRDLYYVDSNVFIYSVIYDEVFVPEARKCREFLLKIALGEIEAHTSLITWDEVTWIVKKIMGEELSVEYGRKFLRFPNLRFLGVKRTTILKAQDFMEKYRLKPRDAIHAATALENKINIIVSYDRDFDSLIEVKRTEP comes from the coding sequence TTGAAGAGAGACTTGTATTACGTTGATTCAAACGTCTTCATATATTCAGTAATCTATGATGAAGTGTTTGTGCCGGAAGCGAGGAAATGTAGAGAATTCCTCCTGAAAATTGCTCTCGGCGAGATTGAAGCACACACATCGCTTATCACGTGGGACGAAGTCACATGGATAGTTAAGAAGATTATGGGAGAAGAGTTATCAGTGGAGTATGGCAGGAAATTTCTTAGGTTTCCAAACCTAAGGTTTCTCGGAGTTAAAAGGACGACAATTTTAAAGGCTCAGGATTTCATGGAGAAGTATAGGCTTAAACCCAGAGACGCAATACACGCGGCCACTGCACTTGAAAACAAGATAAACATAATAGTAAGCTACGATAGGGACTTTGACAGCCTTATCGAAGTAAAAAGAACCGAGCCATAA
- a CDS encoding radical SAM protein, with product MRIKVFTDESLCRKCGFCRTVNRCVNPRCVGCLSCYFACPYEAKKIIKDENGDRRIIRIMVDGVQYDVSEDITVKEALRLIGYEVGVYPDEGRIQAPCGLGGCWACMVMADGKPVRSCITGVKDGMTIETNAGSMPPLRIIHGPKPHSVGGKATPWTEGKGTRYIEVAIWAAGCNLRCRSCQNYSVTYDNSSEPLTPREAAIRLTYYRRLYGVNGLAISGGEPTLNKRWLIEYFAELRRLNPDKKARLHLDSNGTLLTPPYIDDLVEAGANNIGVEPKGIRLETFMNISGIEDRALAERYLKTSWEALKYLIDNYKDRVYIGVGIPYNPAFMGFDELFEIGEKIFSMDSSVQVCVLDYFPTFRRRDMRRPSYREMLKVKDILNGVGLKCVIVQTATGHVGP from the coding sequence ATGCGAATTAAAGTTTTCACCGACGAGTCCTTATGTAGAAAATGCGGCTTTTGTAGAACGGTCAATAGATGCGTTAACCCTCGCTGTGTGGGTTGCCTGTCATGTTATTTTGCATGTCCCTACGAGGCAAAGAAGATTATTAAGGATGAGAACGGAGACAGGCGGATCATTAGGATAATGGTTGACGGCGTCCAATATGATGTTTCAGAGGACATAACTGTTAAAGAGGCTTTGAGACTAATTGGATACGAGGTCGGAGTCTACCCCGATGAGGGGCGCATTCAAGCGCCATGTGGATTGGGCGGCTGCTGGGCATGCATGGTTATGGCTGATGGAAAACCAGTTAGATCATGTATAACAGGCGTAAAAGACGGCATGACCATTGAAACAAACGCTGGTTCGATGCCCCCGTTAAGGATAATTCATGGTCCTAAGCCGCATTCTGTTGGCGGTAAGGCGACCCCGTGGACTGAGGGGAAGGGGACAAGATACATTGAGGTTGCTATATGGGCGGCTGGCTGCAATCTTAGGTGTCGGAGCTGCCAGAATTACAGCGTAACATACGATAATTCTTCGGAGCCTTTGACGCCTAGAGAAGCCGCTATAAGATTAACCTACTATAGGAGGCTTTATGGCGTTAATGGTTTAGCGATTAGCGGTGGAGAACCCACATTAAATAAACGTTGGCTCATAGAATATTTCGCGGAGCTTAGAAGACTTAACCCGGACAAGAAGGCTAGGTTGCACCTTGACAGCAATGGCACTCTGCTAACGCCTCCATACATCGACGATCTTGTCGAGGCTGGAGCAAACAATATTGGTGTTGAGCCGAAGGGCATTCGCTTAGAGACCTTTATGAACATAAGTGGCATAGAAGACAGAGCGCTTGCCGAGCGATATTTAAAGACCAGCTGGGAGGCCCTAAAATACCTTATAGACAATTATAAGGATAGAGTTTACATCGGGGTCGGCATACCCTATAACCCGGCTTTCATGGGGTTTGATGAGCTTTTTGAAATTGGCGAGAAGATATTTTCTATGGATTCATCTGTCCAAGTATGCGTATTAGATTATTTTCCGACATTTAGGAGGAGGGATATGAGAAGGCCTAGTTATAGGGAGATGTTAAAGGTTAAGGATATACTGAATGGCGTGGGATTGAAATGCGTGATCGTTCAAACAGCGACAGGTCATGTGGGGCCATGA